The window TTCCAGGTAGTACCAGACGAAGTACTGGCTCAGGGTCCAGTCGGCGCCGTACCCCCGCATCGCGGTCTGCCACATGTGCCGGTGGGTGTCGATCATGCCCGGCATCAGGATCCCGCCGGTGGCGTCGATCTCCAGGGCACCCTCCGGCGCGGTCAGGCCGACCCCGACCGCGGCGACGCGTTCGTCGATCACGAGGACGTCGGCCCCCGGTAGTACCTGGTGTGTGTCGTCCATGGTGAGGACGAGGCCGTTGCGGAACAGCACCGGACGGCCGGGCTGCGGCGGCCGTTGCACGGCGCCGGAGTCGCTGGTACCCATCGGTCAGCTCCAATCGTCGCGGGAATGTAAATCGATGCGGACGACCGTCCGTATGGTGGAGGGAGGTGAGGGGCGAATTATTGCTCCGCTTTTGTGGGAGTGTCAACGGATGATTACGGCACCGGGATAATTGCCGCGAACGGCATCGCCGTCGAGGTGCCGCTGGCCTGCTCTCGTTGGCCCTCGCGGTGGCCTCGGAGGGTGGCATGATCGGTTGACACCCGGTCGGTGCCGGCACAGACTGTCTTCCACGGACAATCGTCCGTGATACGGACGGAGGCACGAGCATGGCGGATCGGAGCGGTGCCGGCGGCTCGCCGGGACCCCTGGCCGGACTGCTGGTGGCGGACTTCTCCCGGATTCTCGCCGGGCCGTACGCCACGATGCTGCTGGCGGACCTCGGCGCGGAGGTCATCAAGGTCGAGGGCCCCGCCGGAGACGACACCCGGACCTGGATGCCACCGGTCCGCGACGACGTCTCCACCTACTACCTGGGCATCAACCGCAACAAGCGGTCCATCGCCCTCGACCTGCGCTCGGCGGAGGATCTCGCCGCCGCCCGGGAACTCGCCCGGCGCGCCGACGTGATGATCGAGAACTTCAAGCCCGGCGGCCTGCGCCGGTTCGGGCTCGACTACGACTCGGTGGCGGCCGGCAACCCCGGGGTCATCTACGCCTCGATCAGCGGGTTCGGCACCGGCGGTGGCGCCGCACTGCCCGGATACGACCTGATGGTCCAGGCGATCTCGGGGCTGATGAGCCTCACCGGTGATGCGGACGGTTCGCCGTACCGGGCCGGCATCTCGGTGTTCGACGTGATGGCCGGGCTGCACGCCTCGATCGGCATCCTGGCCGCGCTGCACCACCGCGACCGTGGCGGAGAAGGACAGCACGTCGAGGTCAACCTGCTGTCCTCGGCACTGTCCGGGCTGGTCAACCACAGCAGCGGGTACGTCGCCGGTGGTGTGGTGCCGTACCGGATGGGCAACGCCCACCCGAGCCTGTTCCCGTACGAGCCGCTGCCGACCTCCGACGGCGAGCTGATCGTCATCGCCGGCAACGACGGGCAGTTCCGCAAGCTCTGCGAAGTGCTCGGCCTGCCGGAACTCGTCGACGACCCACGGTTCGGCCGCAACCAGGACCGCACCGCCCATCGGGAGGAGCTGCGACCGCTGCTGGTCGAGAGGCTGCGTACCCGCACCCGCGACGAGTGGTTCGCCGACCTGATCGCGGCCGGCGTGCCCTGCGCGCCGATCAACACCATCGACCGTGGCGTCGCCTTCGCCACCGAACTCGGCCTGGACCCGGTGGTCACCGTGGGCGAGGGGGAGGCGGCGGTGCCCATGGTCCGCAACCCGATCACGTTCTCGGCCACCCGAGCACGCTACGAACTGCCCCCGCCGGGGCTCGACGAACATGGCGAGGAGATCCGCAAGTGGCTGACCCAGAGCTGAGCTTCCCCACCTCGATCGGCACCTCCGACGCCAGCACCATCCGGCTGCTCGGGCAGGACCTGGCCGCCGACCTGATGGGCAAGGTCGGCTTCGGCGAGCTGGCCTTCTGGCTGGTCGCCCAGCGCCGCCCGTCCCCGTCGCAGGTCCGACTGTTCGAGGCGGTGCTGGTGGCGCTCGCCGACCACGGCTTCACCCCGACCGCGATCGCCGCCCGGATGACGTACCTGAGCGCGCCCGAGGCACTGCAGGGTGCGCTCGCGGCCGGTCTGCTCGGCGGTGGCTCCCGCTTCCTCGGTGTCACCGAGGACAGCGGCCGGTTCCTCGCCGACGCACTCGCCGACCTCACCGAACCGCCCGCCGACGATGCCGGGTTCGACGCCGTCGCGCTGGCCGCGGTGACCCGGGCCCGCGCCGAGCGCCGGCTCGTCCCGGGCCTGGGCCACCCCGTGCACAAGGAACAGGACCCGCGTACGCCGGTGCTGATCCGGATCGCCGACGAGGAGGGGCTGCACGGCCCCCACCTGCGGTTGTTCGAGGCGATCGGCCGGGTCCACCCGCAGGTGCTGGGACGTACCCTGCCGCTCAACGGCGCCGGTGTCTGCGGCGCCGCGCTGGCCGACCTGGGGCTGCCGGTGGACCTGCTGCGCGGCTTCGCCCTGCTCGCTCGCGCCGCCGGACTGCTGGGGCACCTGGCCGAGGAACGCCGCAACGGCCTCGGCATGGAGATCTACCGGACCGTCGACCGCAACGCCCGTTACGTACCACCCACCCCCGCCTGAAAGGAGCCGCGATGGCCACCATCGCCGCGGTGATCGCCTCCACCCACCATCCGTTCTACTACCGGGCCAGTACGGCGCAGGGCGAGGACCGGCCGCCCTTCGCCGACGAGTGGGTCCGGAAGATCACGGCCTTCCGGGAGACGCTCACCCGGGCCCGGCCGGACGTGCTGGTCATGGTCGGCTCCGACCACTTCCACCAGCTCTGGCTGGACAACATGCCGCAGTTCCTGATCGGCAAGGCGCCGTTCTACGACGCCAACTGGTACAACGAGGAACGCGAGTTCGGCCTGCCCCGGATGCTGTTGCGCGGCCAGGAGGACCTCTCCGGCCACCTGCTGCGGGAAGGGCTGGACGCGGGCTTCGACCTGGCGTTCAGCAACGAGCTGCGGATCGACCACAGCATCACCTGCCCGATCATCACCCTGCGGCCCGAGGCCGACCTGCCGATCGTGCCGATCTACACGAACATCTTCGCCCCGCCGCTGCCCCAGCCGAAGCGTTTCGTCCAGCTCGGACAGACCATCCGCGAACTGGTCGAATCCTGGCCCAGCGACCTTCGGGTGGCGATCATCGGTACGGGCCACCTCTCGCTGGAACTCGGCGGACCGCGCCAGTTCGGTCCGCACGGCCCGGACCCGGAGTTCGATCGCCGGGCGGTGGAGTGGATCGCCAACGGTGACCTGGACGGCTGCCTCTCCGAGATCACCCTGGACAGCCTGCACGCCCCCGGCAACGCCACCCATGGCTTCATGGACTTCATGCTGATGATGGGGGTGGCCGGCGCGGGCGTGAAGGCGGACCACGTCGACACCCTCGACCTGTTCCACACCATGGAGGCGTACTTCACCTGGTACCCGAACGGGGTCCCGGCATGAGCGAGCGCAGCGAGCGAATCGGTCAGCTCAGGTCCAATGGCGGTACGGAGCGCAGCGGAGGACCGGCATGAGCAAGTATTTGATCGACAAGTTCCTGTACCTGGTGGACCGCGATCCCGAGCTGGTGGAACGCTACCGGGACGACCCGCGCGGCACGGTCGACTGGTGGGAGGCGGAGCGGGCCAACGAGCTGCTCAACAGCCACACGGGTGAGGCCAGCACCTGGCTGCGCTTCACCGACGCCGAGCGGGACGCGCTGGCCGCCCACGACTACGTCCGGCTCTTCGAGCTGGGCGCCCACCCGTTCCTGACGCTGACGCTGTTCATCGCCATGTTCGAGCGCGACCACACGGAGCCGCTGGCCTTCCAGAAGGAGTACGCCGTCCGGCTGGCCCACTTCTCGTTGCCGTACCCGGACATCGCCACCTGACAACCGGCGTACGTCAGCCGCCCGGCCGCCCCGACACCACCGTCACCGGCCGGGCGGCCCTGCGTCGTGCGGCGCGGCTCGTCACGCCTGGCCGGCGGCTTCCCCGGCGGCCGGCGACTCGACCTGGGGCCGGGACTGCCAGCGTGCCCAGTCGGCGCTGATCGCGCTCGCTGCCTTGATCAGGTACGGCAGGTGCTGCTCGATCAGGGTCTTGACGCTCGTCTCGACCGAGTTGACGGTCACGTTCATCGCCGCCCGCACCACACCGTGACCGTCCCGGATGGGCACCGCCACCGAGCGGATGCCCGGGGCCAGCTCGTCGTCGGCGAGCGCCCAGCCGCGGGCGCGTACCTCGCGCAGGGTGGTGTCGATCGCGGTCCGGGTGTGCCGGACCCGTGGCTGCACCCCGGACCGGCTCGGCAGCGCGAGTACGGTGTTGAGGTTGTCCGGGTCGAGCGCGGCGAGCAGCACCTTGCCCTGCGAGGTCACCTGCGCGGGGAACCGGGTGCCGATCTGCACCCGCAGTGCGATGATCTTGGGGACCGCCACCCGGGCCATGTAGACGATGTCGGACCCGTCGAGCTGCGCCATCGACGTCGACTCCCCGGTCGCCGTGACCAGGTCCTGCATGTGCGGACGGGCGATGTCCCACAGCGACAGCGCGCCGATGTACGCCATGCCCAGCTCCAGCACCCGGGGGGTGAGCTCGTAGCTGCCCGCCTCGGCCCGTACGTAGCCC of the Micromonospora sp. NBC_01796 genome contains:
- a CDS encoding IclR family transcriptional regulator domain-containing protein; its protein translation is MAQRGEGPDFIEALARGLDVITAFHADNPRLSLTEVAAAAGLARPTARRFLLTLEELGYVRAEAGSYELTPRVLELGMAYIGALSLWDIARPHMQDLVTATGESTSMAQLDGSDIVYMARVAVPKIIALRVQIGTRFPAQVTSQGKVLLAALDPDNLNTVLALPSRSGVQPRVRHTRTAIDTTLREVRARGWALADDELAPGIRSVAVPIRDGHGVVRAAMNVTVNSVETSVKTLIEQHLPYLIKAASAISADWARWQSRPQVESPAAGEAAGQA
- a CDS encoding extradiol ring-cleavage dioxygenase translates to MATIAAVIASTHHPFYYRASTAQGEDRPPFADEWVRKITAFRETLTRARPDVLVMVGSDHFHQLWLDNMPQFLIGKAPFYDANWYNEEREFGLPRMLLRGQEDLSGHLLREGLDAGFDLAFSNELRIDHSITCPIITLRPEADLPIVPIYTNIFAPPLPQPKRFVQLGQTIRELVESWPSDLRVAIIGTGHLSLELGGPRQFGPHGPDPEFDRRAVEWIANGDLDGCLSEITLDSLHAPGNATHGFMDFMLMMGVAGAGVKADHVDTLDLFHTMEAYFTWYPNGVPA
- a CDS encoding CaiB/BaiF CoA transferase family protein — its product is MADRSGAGGSPGPLAGLLVADFSRILAGPYATMLLADLGAEVIKVEGPAGDDTRTWMPPVRDDVSTYYLGINRNKRSIALDLRSAEDLAAARELARRADVMIENFKPGGLRRFGLDYDSVAAGNPGVIYASISGFGTGGGAALPGYDLMVQAISGLMSLTGDADGSPYRAGISVFDVMAGLHASIGILAALHHRDRGGEGQHVEVNLLSSALSGLVNHSSGYVAGGVVPYRMGNAHPSLFPYEPLPTSDGELIVIAGNDGQFRKLCEVLGLPELVDDPRFGRNQDRTAHREELRPLLVERLRTRTRDEWFADLIAAGVPCAPINTIDRGVAFATELGLDPVVTVGEGEAAVPMVRNPITFSATRARYELPPPGLDEHGEEIRKWLTQS
- a CDS encoding citryl-CoA lyase produces the protein MADPELSFPTSIGTSDASTIRLLGQDLAADLMGKVGFGELAFWLVAQRRPSPSQVRLFEAVLVALADHGFTPTAIAARMTYLSAPEALQGALAAGLLGGGSRFLGVTEDSGRFLADALADLTEPPADDAGFDAVALAAVTRARAERRLVPGLGHPVHKEQDPRTPVLIRIADEEGLHGPHLRLFEAIGRVHPQVLGRTLPLNGAGVCGAALADLGLPVDLLRGFALLARAAGLLGHLAEERRNGLGMEIYRTVDRNARYVPPTPA